AATAATCTGGACAACTATTATTCACTTTACACAGCCAATCCATGGTATACGCTTAGCGAACATGGAAACAGGTTAAATGAGGATCGTGTATTTGGAAGTATTGGACTTGATTATGCTATAAATGATTGGATTACATCTACATTAAGAGTAGGTTCTGACATTGCCAATGCTCAAATTGATCAATGGAGAGCAATTACTTCCATGGAAGGAAATAATGCATCCAACTCAAACTCTGATGTTGGAAGAGTTAGTAATCAATCTTTCTTTAGTCGTGAATTCAATACCGACCTGCTTGTTAATTTCATAAGAGATATCAATGAAGATATCGAATTCAAAGGATTAGTTGGATGGAACGTGAATCAGCGTAATTCCAAGTCATTATTTGCTCAGGTAATTGGTTTAGATATTCCTTATTTCTACCATATTTCAAATAGTTCTGCAACACCTGTTGTTGACGAAACTACTAGCAAAAGACGCTTAATGGGTCTTTTTGCAAGTGTTGATTTGGGTTATAAAGATTATTTATACTTAACATTAACAGGTAGAAATGATTGGTCTTCTACATTACCAAAAGAAAACAATACATTTTTCTATCCTGGTGCAAACTTGAGTTTCATCTTTACAGAATTAGTTGATCTTGATTTCCTTCCGTTTGGTAAATTAAGAGCTGGATGGGCACAAACTGGTAACGATGCTGATCCTTATGATATTTATTCAGTATTTGTAAGTGCAGGCCAAGCTGATGGTTTTAGAAACTTAAATTATCCATTAGCTGGAAATATCAATGCATTTGAGGTTTCTAATCAAATCGGAAATCCAAATCTTCAACCTGAAATTACAACAGAGTTTGAAATTGGAACTGACTTAAGATTCTTCAATAATAGAATTGGTGTTGACTTTACTTATTATAATAAGAACATTACCAATCTTATTTGGCCCGTTAGTTTAGCATATTCAACTGGATTTTCTACTCAGGTATTAAATCTGGGTAATATTACTAATAAAGGAGTTGAATTATTACTTACTGCAACACCTGTGAAATCAAAAGATTTCCGTTGGGATATTACCTTCAACTTTACCAAAAACAACAACGAATTGGTTGAGTTAGCAGAAGGTTTAGATCAGGTTTCTTTAGGTGGTTTAAGTACGATTACTTTTGTTGCTAAGCCCGGTCATCCAATCGGTTTAATTGAAGGAATTGTTCCTTTAACTGATGACGATGGAAATATTGTAGTTGACAACAATGGTATTCCTGTAGCTGATGAAGAAAAAGAGATTTATGGTGATGCTCAGTATGACTATATGTTTGGAGTTACAAACAACCTGAAATATAAAAACGTTACATTCAGTTTCTTAATTGATGTTCGTCAGGGAGGTTTAATGTACTCAAGAACTGCTGATATCCAGTATTTTGCAGGTACAGCACCACAGACACTCTATAACGACCGTCAGCCTTTTATTGTTCCTAATTCAGTTGTACAAACTGGTACAGATGCGAATGGTGATCCTGTTTATGAGGAAAACACCAATGCCATAACCAATGATGTTCTTTACACCTATTGGGGTAATGGTGGAACAATGCTTGACAGAGCTTTTGTTATTGACAAGTCATTTGTAAAATTAAGAGAAGTAGTACTTTCTTATAACTTACCTAATAAATGGTTTGCAAAAACACCATTCAGCAATGCACAGTTATCAATTGTTGGAAGGAATCTATTGCTCTGGACTCCACAGGATCAAACATTCATCGATCCTGAGTTAACCACATTTGGAAATGACCTGAATGCTGATTATGGCGAATTCAGTGCTGCACCAACCACTCGTTCTATTGGTGGTAGCTTAAAATTTTCATTCTAATTTTTTATCATGACTAAATTTAGAGATATGAAAAAGTTTTTAATTTATAAATCGCTGGTTTTCGTCATGCTGGTGTTTTTCACAACTTCTTGTGAAGATTTCTTTGATGTAAATGACGATCCAAACAACCCATCTTCATCAACAGTTGAGTTGGTATTTCCTGCTGGAGCAGGATCAGCCGCTTATGTTATTGGTGGATGGTATCAAATACTTGGAGGCCTTTGGTCACAGCACTGGGCACAATCAACCGGTGCACAACAATATCGTGATTTTGATCAGTATGATATCCAAACAACACATTTGGATGACAGACAGTATGGTGAATTATACGCAGGTTGTTTAAATGACCTAAAGTATGTTAAAACGCTTGCTGAACAAAATGAAAACTGGAGTTATTATTTAATGGCTTCTGTTATTCAAGCGTATGTATTTCATGTATTGGTTGACCTTTATGAAAGTGTTCCTTTTACAGATGCATTAAAAGGCGCAGACGAGACTGCCGTTCTTTTACCTGCATTTGACAATGGAGAAGATATTTACAAAGGACTGATTGCCATGTTAGATGATGGTCTTTCCAAAGACTTGACACTTAGCACGGTAAAAACACCTGGCATAGATGATATTATTTTCCAGGGAGATCTTGATATGTGGGCAAAATTTGCGAATACACTGAAACTCAAAATCTATATGCGTGTTGTAGAAACAACTGCTATGGGAGCTTGGGCTAGTTCAGGTATTCAAACTATGTATGCAGCAAATGCAGAATTTCTTTCTGCTGATGTTACCATGACAGCATTTGCCAATGAGCAAGACAGAAGAAATCCTGTTTTTGAAACAGAATTCGATCGTTTTGGTGGTGTAAATATTGTTGCTAGTAACACCCTTATGAATTTCTTATTGAACTCAAGTGATCCTCGTGTGGATGGTATTTTTAATACACCACAAAACGGAGGAACACATGTAGGCAATGATCAGGGTGATTTCTTTAATCCTGCTTTCACCAGCGCAGCTGACCTTTCACAACCTGCTGTAACTGGCCTTGATCCTGTTTACTTTATGTCGACAGCTGAGAGCTATTTCTTACAAGCAGAAGCTGCAGTAAGAGGTTTTGGAACTGGTAACGCAAAGGCATTATATGAAATGGGTATTGATGCATCCTTTGCACACTTTGGTGTTGGAGGAGCAAGTGCATTCTACGGAAGTGGAGGCGATTATGAATTCCCAACAACTGATGATGCTAAAATTGAAGCTATCATTGTTCAAAAATGGGTTTCCATGGCTAATTCTCAAGGACTTGAATCGTTCTTTGAGCAAAACAGAACTGGTTATCCTGATTTCTACACTATTTCAGTAAACTCTAGCTGGGGTCCTACTCAGTTCCCTAGAAGGCTTTTATTCCCTGATTCAGAATATCAAACTAACAAAGCCAATGTGCCTGCACTTAAGAGAGTTTATGAAAAAATGTGGTGGCATAAATAATTTTGTTAAACCATAAATAGATAAATATGAAAAAAATAAATAAATTAATAGCAATACTTGGAGTTGCGGTCATATTCTTGGTAGGATGTGAAAAAACAACTGACAACTTATCCAGGGTTACTAATTTCCCAGATTTCACTATGCTTGGAGATGCTGTTATTTTCCATAGTCTTGGAGACGCCTTCACAGATCCTGGATGTACAGCAACCGAAGCAGGTGTAGACTTAACCGTTGCAGTTGATGTATCTGGAAGACATTCTCAATACAGTGGAGCTACTGTTGATGTTGCCAATGCTGATGAATATCATATTACGTATTCAGCGGTCAATGCCGATGGTTTTCCAGGATCTGTAGGAAGAACTGTTCATGTTGCAAAAGTTGGCGATTTAACTACGAGTATCGAAGGTATTTATACTGCAGATATCATTAGAAATGGTACAACCAGCGCACAGTATCAAGGACTCGCTTATGTTTATATCTGGAAGAACACAGATGGAACATTTGGCATTTCTGATGGTATTGGAGGCTATTATGCAATGGGAAGAGGTTATGGTGACAACTATAAAGCCACTGGCTGTATAATCACTGCAAATGATATCCCTACCAATGATTTCACATTCGGAACATTTTCTGTGAAAACATTTGGTGGCGTTTGTGAAATGACCTCTATGACTGTTGACGCAGCTAACAAAACCATTGAATTTGTTACTGACTGGGATGCAGGTTATACGTTTGAAGTAACATTATCTCAAGTTCAATTTTAAATTATACGACTATGAAAAAAATAAAAATTATATTTTTTAGCTTAGCAACAATTCTTATCATTGGACTTATGGGTTGTGAAAAAGACATTGTTGTAGACCATGCTGATGCATATCCTGTTTCAGGCACTTGGTGGGTTACCTACCAGTTTGATGATGGAGCAGGTAACATCGGTGACTGGTATGGTGTAGGCTATACCAAGCTGTTTATTTACAATACATCTTTCGATAACGATTCCATTTGGATTGATGATCATGATAATTTCTGGCAATACAAAGTCAAATCACATTATACTGGATCAACATTTAGTATTGATCAGGGAAATGATGTTCGCTGGGGTGATGCGACTACTGTTACTAAAGGTCAAGTGATCGATAATGACAGTATTTACATGGAAATTGAATGGGCTTCTGACCCAGGTACCATCTACATCTGTTCAGGTGTTAGATACGATGGTTTTGGCGAATAAGTTGTTGAATTAAATCACAAAAAGGGTTGCATATTGCAGCCCTTTTTTTTTGAATATTGCTGTAGGTTTTTGTACATAGGTGTTCAATTATTATACAGACGATTATTGGTCACACACAAATGTCTCTTCCTATCTACCTGTTCTACTTTCACTTACGCATTTTGGCATATCGCTTGATCTTTTTTCAATCAACAAATAAATTATTAGTTTGTAACATTTTTAAGGCCTTGTTCGTCCTTAAATCAAAACACAACAAAATAAATTCGTTAAACCGAAGGCTAAACCTTCAAAAAGAATAAAAAGATGAAAAAAAGTATCCTGGTTATTTTAATTTGCACATTAGTCAGTATTAATTTTGCCTTTGCAGTAAATGATACTGAAGAAAGTAAAGAATCAAGCGTAAAACAAGCAATCAAGCTTGAAATCGATTATCCTGAATTTGCCATTGAAAACAAGATTGAAGGCGAAGTTCTTGTCAGTTTTGAAGTAAATAAAGATGGCAAAATTGATGTACTTCGTACGAACTCTGTTTATAAGGAGTTAGAAGGATATGTAATCGAAAAAATGAAATCAATTACTGTTCATGCTGATGATGCTGAAATCGGTAAAGTATACAATATGAAAATCTCCTTTAAGTTACTATAAATACTGCGCTCAGTTAAGGTTAGTTTTTAGCGCTATCCCTGGTTACACTGAACCCCATCAGTTGGAGCCAGGGATTTTTTTTATCCCATTGAAAAGCATCCTTATTTATTAATTTCAATATCTTCGTCCTGTTTATTTATTAACGATTAATTGATAAAACATGCCACAATTATCAAAGAAAGCAGACCTAATGCCTGCATCTCCAATTCGCAAATTGGTTCCATTTGCTGAAGAAGCGCAAAAAAGAGGTGTTAAAATTTATCATTTAAATATCGGGCAGCCTGATATTGAAACACCAGATGAGTATTGGACTGCTGTGAAAAACTTTGATAATAAAGTTTTAGAGTATTCACATTCTGCAGGCAATGAAAGTTATCGTAGAAAGTTGGCTACATATTATCAACGATATGATATTGATGTTGACTATTCAGATATAATTGTGACTACTGGTGGTAGCGAAGCATTGTTATTTGGTTTATACTCATGCCTAAACCCTGGAGATGAAATAATAATTCCGGAGCCTTTTTATACCAATTATAATGCTTTTGCCGTTACTGCTGGAATCCATATTAAACCCATAACATCCACTATAGAAAATGGATTTGCATTGCCTTCCATTGATGAGTTTGAAAAGCTTATTACTCCAAAAACGAAAGCCATCATGATCTGTAATCCAAATAATCCAACAGGTTATTTGTATTCCAAAGAAGAGCTTGAGCAATTACGCTTATTGGTATTAAAGTATGATATTTTCCTTTTTGCGGATGAAGTTTATCGTGAAATGGTTTATGATGGTCAAAAGCATTATTCCATTTTAACTCTTGAAGGACTTGAGCAGCATGCCGTAGTTCTGGAC
This genomic window from Bacteroidota bacterium contains:
- a CDS encoding SusC/RagA family TonB-linked outer membrane protein, producing the protein MRKFTILLAFMMFLGLQATHAQKKVISGKVTSAEDGTALPGVTVIVKGTTLGTSTDVEGNYQMSIPEKSTFLSFSFIGKKTVESEIGSRTVINVTMEDDVMNLDEVVVTAIGITKTEKSLGYSATQIGAEEITKANVPSVLNSLQGKVAGVNISSASSNPGASTRVISRGFSSLAGSNQVLYVIDGVPIDNTSLGSSSLNGGTDFGNRGNDINPEDIESVTFLKGSAGTALYGSRAANGVIVITTKKGRLAPAGSGKKAAQITFATSAMFDSPLKLPTFQNEYGEGFFGETDLLENTSWGPKFDGKDRLWGHVVDNSQKLKPYVALPNNVRDFFDVGQTLTNSLSITNATENSSYYFSYSNVNADGIFPTDVDQYKRNTIALRGFSKLANNFTSSASINYVKKQSSFVPTGQDQSVYNNIMQTPRDISLLELRDYQDKFNNLDNYYSLYTANPWYTLSEHGNRLNEDRVFGSIGLDYAINDWITSTLRVGSDIANAQIDQWRAITSMEGNNASNSNSDVGRVSNQSFFSREFNTDLLVNFIRDINEDIEFKGLVGWNVNQRNSKSLFAQVIGLDIPYFYHISNSSATPVVDETTSKRRLMGLFASVDLGYKDYLYLTLTGRNDWSSTLPKENNTFFYPGANLSFIFTELVDLDFLPFGKLRAGWAQTGNDADPYDIYSVFVSAGQADGFRNLNYPLAGNINAFEVSNQIGNPNLQPEITTEFEIGTDLRFFNNRIGVDFTYYNKNITNLIWPVSLAYSTGFSTQVLNLGNITNKGVELLLTATPVKSKDFRWDITFNFTKNNNELVELAEGLDQVSLGGLSTITFVAKPGHPIGLIEGIVPLTDDDGNIVVDNNGIPVADEEKEIYGDAQYDYMFGVTNNLKYKNVTFSFLIDVRQGGLMYSRTADIQYFAGTAPQTLYNDRQPFIVPNSVVQTGTDANGDPVYEENTNAITNDVLYTYWGNGGTMLDRAFVIDKSFVKLREVVLSYNLPNKWFAKTPFSNAQLSIVGRNLLLWTPQDQTFIDPELTTFGNDLNADYGEFSAAPTTRSIGGSLKFSF
- a CDS encoding SusD/RagB family nutrient-binding outer membrane lipoprotein; translation: MKKFLIYKSLVFVMLVFFTTSCEDFFDVNDDPNNPSSSTVELVFPAGAGSAAYVIGGWYQILGGLWSQHWAQSTGAQQYRDFDQYDIQTTHLDDRQYGELYAGCLNDLKYVKTLAEQNENWSYYLMASVIQAYVFHVLVDLYESVPFTDALKGADETAVLLPAFDNGEDIYKGLIAMLDDGLSKDLTLSTVKTPGIDDIIFQGDLDMWAKFANTLKLKIYMRVVETTAMGAWASSGIQTMYAANAEFLSADVTMTAFANEQDRRNPVFETEFDRFGGVNIVASNTLMNFLLNSSDPRVDGIFNTPQNGGTHVGNDQGDFFNPAFTSAADLSQPAVTGLDPVYFMSTAESYFLQAEAAVRGFGTGNAKALYEMGIDASFAHFGVGGASAFYGSGGDYEFPTTDDAKIEAIIVQKWVSMANSQGLESFFEQNRTGYPDFYTISVNSSWGPTQFPRRLLFPDSEYQTNKANVPALKRVYEKMWWHK
- a CDS encoding DUF5012 domain-containing protein translates to MKKINKLIAILGVAVIFLVGCEKTTDNLSRVTNFPDFTMLGDAVIFHSLGDAFTDPGCTATEAGVDLTVAVDVSGRHSQYSGATVDVANADEYHITYSAVNADGFPGSVGRTVHVAKVGDLTTSIEGIYTADIIRNGTTSAQYQGLAYVYIWKNTDGTFGISDGIGGYYAMGRGYGDNYKATGCIITANDIPTNDFTFGTFSVKTFGGVCEMTSMTVDAANKTIEFVTDWDAGYTFEVTLSQVQF
- a CDS encoding pyridoxal phosphate-dependent aminotransferase, producing MPQLSKKADLMPASPIRKLVPFAEEAQKRGVKIYHLNIGQPDIETPDEYWTAVKNFDNKVLEYSHSAGNESYRRKLATYYQRYDIDVDYSDIIVTTGGSEALLFGLYSCLNPGDEIIIPEPFYTNYNAFAVTAGIHIKPITSTIENGFALPSIDEFEKLITPKTKAIMICNPNNPTGYLYSKEELEQLRLLVLKYDIFLFADEVYREMVYDGQKHYSILTLEGLEQHAVVLDSISKRYSACGARIGAIVSKNKQLIDSALRFGQSRLCPPTLDQAGAEAAIEVSSSYFENVLEEYVSRRDLLVEALNKMDGVSCPMPGGAFYTTVKLPIDDADIFCQWILESFEYKKQTVMMAPAPGFYATKGLGKKEVRIAYVLKKEDLMNAMECLEVALKEYPGRSLLQDFKAFN